A portion of the Halodesulfovibrio aestuarii DSM 17919 = ATCC 29578 genome contains these proteins:
- a CDS encoding CsgG/HfaB family protein: protein MKKLFWRILIGMLCIACVGCATIKKPEKVTSTNTAPVVSPTLQQETETAYHGLKRKVAIGRFTNETKYGRSFLLNKNNDRIGKQAVDILSEKLVQTDKFILLERADLEKIQAELSLGDAGQLKNMADYLIVGSITEFGRKETSEVGVFSRTRKQVAYATVSIRLIDVYTGEIIYSESGSGEAFMEVGSVFGVGGRSSYDSTLNDKAIDAAITTVASNIIENLMDKPWRSYILGYEEGMVIIGGGKSQGVKQGDRFTVVKEGKKVKNRQTNSVITLPGKEVAELEVIETYGKTQRNEVSFCRVVSGNLSSYIASGKYEKLLVEEQ from the coding sequence ATGAAGAAACTGTTTTGGCGAATACTCATAGGGATGCTTTGTATCGCATGTGTTGGGTGCGCAACGATCAAAAAGCCGGAAAAAGTTACTTCAACTAATACTGCGCCAGTAGTTAGCCCGACTCTTCAGCAAGAGACGGAAACTGCATATCATGGGCTCAAAAGAAAAGTTGCAATTGGCCGTTTTACCAATGAAACGAAATATGGCCGTAGTTTTTTGCTCAATAAAAACAATGACAGAATCGGAAAACAGGCTGTTGATATTCTGTCAGAAAAGCTAGTACAGACTGATAAATTTATTCTTCTTGAGCGAGCAGATTTGGAAAAAATCCAAGCAGAGCTTTCTTTAGGTGATGCTGGCCAGCTTAAGAACATGGCTGATTATTTGATTGTTGGTTCAATTACTGAGTTCGGGCGTAAAGAAACGAGCGAAGTCGGTGTATTTAGCAGAACCAGAAAACAGGTTGCATATGCAACTGTGAGTATTCGTCTTATTGATGTGTACACAGGCGAGATTATCTACTCAGAATCCGGAAGCGGTGAAGCTTTTATGGAAGTAGGTTCCGTTTTTGGCGTCGGTGGACGCAGCAGTTATGACTCTACATTGAATGATAAAGCCATTGATGCAGCTATTACAACAGTTGCTTCAAATATTATTGAAAACCTGATGGACAAACCATGGCGTAGTTACATTTTGGGCTATGAAGAAGGCATGGTTATCATCGGTGGCGGTAAGAGTCAGGGGGTAAAACAAGGTGATCGTTTTACCGTTGTCAAGGAAGGTAAGAAGGTCAAAAACCGCCAGACAAACAGTGTGATTACGTTGCCGGGTAAAGAAGTTGCTGAGTTAGAGGTGATTGAAACATACGGAAAAACTCAGCGTAACGAGGTGTCATTTTGTCGTGTTGTGAGCGGCAATCTTTCTTCATACATTGCGTCAGGAAAGTATGAAAAACTGCTGGTAGAGGAACAATAA
- a CDS encoding YHS domain-containing protein, whose translation MKSLIKTAVFALVITAFAFASTTGMAAEPQKNCPVMGGEINKDLHADYNGKRVYFCCPACGPQFKKSPEKFVKKLEDQGVKLEVVN comes from the coding sequence ATGAAATCCTTAATTAAAACAGCTGTATTTGCACTGGTAATTACCGCATTCGCATTTGCGTCAACGACTGGAATGGCTGCTGAACCTCAAAAGAATTGTCCTGTAATGGGCGGTGAAATTAACAAAGACCTTCATGCAGACTATAATGGTAAACGCGTATATTTCTGCTGCCCAGCGTGCGGACCACAGTTTAAGAAGTCTCCTGAGAAATTTGTTAAGAAACTCGAAGACCAAGGCGTTAAACTCGAAGTCGTTAACTAG
- a CDS encoding efflux RND transporter periplasmic adaptor subunit — protein MKLPYFWGKIVIVLSIAAVVGWVWFAFLSDSESPHDGTNATHVHVKTIKDGVESNSSAGKVIWTCSMHPQIQLPQAGKCPICFMDLIKLEIDNSSAVAESYRQINLGSDARKLAQIEVTPVKRQSASTSLRMVGKVDYDESLVGTISAWTAGRIDKMYISKTGSIVRKGQPMAAIYSPELYAAQAELIQAQGAKSRLTPQSSSLLRTSIEDNISAAKEKLRLLGLTKMQVNAVLKQKNPSKEIVIRAPQAGIVIKKKVVEGAYVKTGQPIYAIADLSKVWVVLEAYETDLPWIHKGDDVEFTIEAFPGDQFKGRVVYIDTMVKQKTRTVDVRLEVRNPQEKLKPGMFVQAVQTMKLAGANDPQKTFLVIPASAPLITGKRAVVYVELPEKEGTYEGREIVLGPRSGNYYIVKSGLKENERVVSKGAFKLDSALQIMAKPSMMSGSSSTAHSTNVGESLKAPQLFISKLSFLQTDFDALAQALRQQDNATVQSLFKRISQKISSIDYSMLEGESKRVWKEHGMLLTNDCVLGSEAETYKRQHEIFASAKFNYEALRTAYGIEKVATSLTPAMDVPFTFKKQLGHVLTAYIEISEALSKDDMEAARKGASRVISALTNVSRNGLSKQAISFWGKQEQKILQNITAMQEESDIATMREKFFAISKELLSLTERVGIALPGELYEVYCPMAFGNKGAIWLQQDEDIRNPYFGKSMLKCGEVKRQLPVE, from the coding sequence ATGAAATTACCATATTTTTGGGGCAAAATAGTTATTGTTCTTAGCATTGCTGCTGTTGTTGGTTGGGTGTGGTTTGCCTTTTTGAGTGATTCAGAATCTCCTCATGATGGCACCAATGCAACGCATGTACATGTTAAAACAATAAAAGATGGTGTGGAGAGCAACTCAAGTGCCGGAAAAGTTATCTGGACGTGTTCTATGCACCCGCAAATCCAACTGCCGCAAGCTGGTAAGTGTCCAATATGTTTTATGGATTTGATAAAGCTTGAGATTGATAACAGCAGTGCTGTTGCTGAAAGCTATCGACAGATTAATTTGGGGAGTGATGCCCGCAAGCTTGCACAAATAGAAGTCACCCCTGTTAAGCGGCAATCAGCCTCAACGTCTCTTCGCATGGTCGGTAAAGTTGATTATGACGAGTCCCTTGTCGGCACTATTAGTGCTTGGACAGCCGGACGTATTGACAAAATGTATATTTCCAAAACTGGCAGCATTGTGCGCAAAGGGCAGCCTATGGCTGCTATCTATAGTCCAGAACTGTACGCTGCGCAGGCTGAATTGATTCAAGCCCAAGGAGCAAAATCTAGACTTACTCCTCAAAGCTCTTCCCTCCTTCGTACTTCCATAGAAGACAACATTTCTGCTGCAAAGGAAAAGCTACGCCTGCTCGGCCTGACTAAAATGCAGGTTAACGCTGTTCTTAAACAGAAAAATCCATCGAAAGAAATCGTTATCCGTGCTCCTCAGGCTGGTATCGTTATCAAGAAGAAAGTCGTTGAAGGTGCCTATGTTAAAACTGGGCAGCCCATATATGCCATTGCAGACCTTTCCAAAGTGTGGGTTGTTCTTGAGGCTTATGAAACGGATCTTCCTTGGATTCATAAAGGTGATGATGTTGAGTTTACCATAGAAGCATTTCCCGGTGATCAATTCAAAGGTCGCGTTGTTTATATAGACACAATGGTTAAACAGAAAACTCGTACTGTTGATGTGCGCCTTGAAGTGCGCAATCCACAAGAAAAGCTGAAGCCGGGAATGTTTGTACAAGCGGTACAGACGATGAAGCTTGCCGGCGCAAATGATCCCCAAAAAACTTTTTTAGTTATTCCAGCCTCTGCTCCGCTTATCACGGGAAAACGTGCTGTTGTGTATGTGGAACTCCCAGAGAAAGAAGGGACGTATGAAGGGCGCGAAATAGTCTTAGGCCCAAGAAGCGGTAATTACTATATAGTTAAGAGTGGATTGAAAGAAAATGAGCGTGTTGTAAGTAAGGGTGCATTTAAGCTCGATAGTGCGCTACAAATTATGGCAAAACCGAGTATGATGAGCGGTTCTTCCAGCACTGCACATTCAACCAATGTTGGAGAGTCGCTTAAGGCGCCCCAACTTTTTATTTCCAAGCTTTCTTTTTTACAGACAGATTTTGATGCGCTTGCTCAGGCCTTGCGCCAGCAAGATAACGCAACAGTTCAGTCTTTATTTAAGAGGATAAGTCAAAAAATTTCTTCCATTGATTACAGCATGCTTGAAGGGGAATCCAAACGGGTTTGGAAAGAGCACGGAATGTTGCTCACAAATGATTGTGTCCTTGGTTCTGAGGCTGAAACGTACAAGCGCCAGCACGAGATATTTGCGTCAGCTAAATTCAATTATGAAGCACTGCGCACTGCGTATGGAATAGAGAAGGTAGCAACTTCCCTGACCCCTGCTATGGATGTTCCATTTACCTTTAAAAAACAGCTTGGGCATGTGCTGACGGCATACATCGAGATCTCAGAAGCGTTGAGCAAGGACGATATGGAAGCCGCACGCAAGGGAGCAAGTCGTGTTATTTCCGCCCTTACAAACGTTTCAAGAAATGGCCTTTCAAAACAGGCAATCTCTTTCTGGGGAAAACAAGAGCAGAAAATATTACAGAATATTACGGCAATGCAGGAAGAGTCTGACATAGCAACCATGCGCGAAAAATTCTTTGCAATATCCAAGGAGTTACTTTCTTTGACAGAAAGGGTGGGAATTGCTCTGCCAGGCGAACTGTATGAAGTTTACTGCCCGATGGCCTTTGGTAACAAGGGAGCCATATGGCTGCAGCAAGATGAAGATATCCGCAACCCGTATTTCGGGAAGTCTATGTTGAAGTGCGGTGAAGTAAAAAGACAACTTCCAGTGGAGTAG
- a CDS encoding TolC family protein, with protein MKFKTVFFAVALLLSAVSVLHAKERLENFLPTYLELAAENNGELYAAFARWKAAIQKAPQVSSLPDPQLNFGVYIVPVETRVGPQRLSYGLSQKIPWPGKLSAKEEVALRESDILRAKADSIKARIFKEVKVAYYELAYLNRAIELTSERIELLDYLESVIRARYSAGNALYADVLRSQVELDTSRNRKRSLEDLRSPLTARLNALMGRKYDEPVRIDNVIAGFELKVSDDQLRTWLESQNPELLNYEQQVASASAQIKVAEKNYYPDVTLGITSIYTDDARTGDPSQNGRDPVIASVGINLPIWLDSRNAAVEEGKEKRVAALKGKKGRKDILMADLEFVLFQYRDELRQKALYQDSLLPKAEQSVKVTMQAYQSGQVDLQEFISAETTYFDLYLAYARVLANQAQRIAQLEQLVGTELPVAQVHTPVSSEFSLPEEELKTQVN; from the coding sequence ATGAAGTTCAAGACTGTGTTTTTTGCAGTAGCACTCTTGCTTTCTGCCGTAAGCGTCTTACATGCAAAGGAGAGGTTGGAAAACTTTTTGCCAACGTATCTAGAGCTCGCTGCTGAAAATAACGGTGAATTGTATGCAGCATTTGCTCGCTGGAAAGCTGCGATACAAAAGGCCCCTCAAGTTTCCAGTTTGCCGGATCCACAATTGAATTTCGGGGTCTATATTGTACCTGTTGAAACTCGGGTCGGGCCCCAACGTTTAAGTTATGGGCTTTCTCAAAAAATTCCGTGGCCCGGAAAGCTAAGTGCAAAAGAAGAAGTAGCCTTACGCGAGTCGGATATTCTTAGAGCGAAAGCCGACAGCATAAAAGCAAGAATTTTTAAAGAGGTAAAAGTTGCTTACTATGAACTTGCGTATCTCAATCGCGCTATAGAACTTACTTCAGAACGAATTGAACTGCTGGACTATTTAGAATCAGTAATACGTGCACGGTATTCGGCTGGTAATGCTCTTTATGCAGATGTTCTCCGTTCTCAGGTAGAGTTGGACACTTCGCGCAATCGCAAGCGTTCTTTAGAAGATTTACGTTCGCCACTTACAGCAAGGTTGAACGCGCTTATGGGAAGAAAATATGATGAGCCTGTCCGCATTGATAACGTCATTGCCGGATTTGAGCTTAAAGTGAGTGATGATCAGCTACGGACGTGGCTTGAAAGTCAGAACCCTGAGTTGCTCAATTACGAACAGCAGGTTGCAAGCGCAAGTGCACAGATTAAAGTGGCAGAGAAGAATTATTATCCAGATGTAACACTGGGTATTACATCGATTTATACTGATGACGCCCGCACAGGAGACCCCTCACAGAATGGACGAGACCCGGTTATAGCTTCTGTAGGAATCAATCTGCCAATCTGGTTGGACAGTAGAAATGCTGCTGTTGAAGAGGGAAAAGAAAAACGTGTTGCAGCATTGAAAGGCAAAAAAGGGCGAAAAGATATTTTAATGGCAGATCTGGAATTTGTATTGTTCCAATACCGTGATGAATTACGCCAAAAGGCATTATATCAGGACAGCCTACTCCCCAAAGCGGAGCAGTCTGTAAAGGTGACAATGCAAGCGTACCAAAGCGGACAAGTGGATTTGCAAGAGTTCATAAGTGCCGAAACAACATATTTTGATTTGTATCTGGCTTATGCCCGTGTCCTTGCTAATCAAGCACAACGGATAGCTCAGCTGGAACAACTGGTAGGTACGGAACTTCCTGTTGCACAGGTTCATACTCCTGTGTCTTCAGAATTTTCTTTACCGGAAGAAGAGTTGAAAACACAAGTAAACTAG
- a CDS encoding GNA1162 family protein, which produces MKYLRLAILACCLLAVGCAKQVTKAERFPGMYEEQPRSILVLPPINLTTAADAKECYITTVSEPLARMGYYVYPAPVVMEFMQSEGLYDSELLYNDDLQGIRTNLGADSVLFTKITAWDMSYLVIASNMTVGIDCELRSTRTNNILWRYKGAVVVDLGGGSGNVFVDIIVTAVNSAMAEYVDAAKRVNNFTFSTLPEGPYSQAYMNDQEAVIFDQGALDSTK; this is translated from the coding sequence ATGAAGTATCTTCGTTTAGCCATTCTTGCCTGCTGTCTCCTTGCAGTTGGTTGTGCAAAGCAGGTAACAAAAGCAGAGCGTTTTCCCGGTATGTATGAAGAGCAGCCGCGTTCGATTCTAGTATTGCCGCCGATTAACCTCACAACAGCGGCGGACGCAAAAGAGTGTTATATTACTACCGTGTCAGAACCGTTAGCTCGTATGGGGTATTACGTTTATCCGGCTCCAGTTGTGATGGAGTTTATGCAAAGTGAAGGATTGTATGACTCAGAGCTGTTGTACAACGATGATTTGCAGGGGATCAGAACAAATCTCGGCGCTGACAGTGTGCTGTTTACTAAGATTACAGCATGGGACATGTCATATTTAGTGATTGCTTCTAATATGACTGTTGGAATTGATTGTGAGCTTCGGTCTACCCGGACAAATAATATATTGTGGAGATACAAGGGGGCGGTTGTTGTTGATCTCGGTGGAGGTTCAGGCAATGTGTTTGTAGACATTATTGTTACTGCAGTGAACTCGGCAATGGCTGAGTATGTAGATGCAGCAAAGCGCGTAAATAATTTTACATTCTCAACTCTGCCAGAGGGCCCGTATTCACAAGCCTATATGAATGATCAAGAAGCAGTGATTTTCGATCAGGGAGCGTTGGATTCAACGAAATAA
- a CDS encoding DUF4810 domain-containing protein — protein sequence MRKLLVCCCLLLVGLVSGCVHQQRIEWCNYSQTYYAMLKEPTPVLIKEHQDELLHIIDNAETKNKPVPPGVFAEYGYMLAKEGKTKQAVAYYEREVAAYPESEQFVSMLVRMATPDGDAGGDVAKDVAAEKKQAAEKPAKK from the coding sequence ATGAGAAAATTACTAGTTTGTTGTTGTCTCCTTCTTGTTGGTCTTGTTAGCGGGTGTGTCCATCAGCAACGCATTGAATGGTGCAACTATTCTCAAACGTATTATGCCATGCTCAAGGAACCGACTCCGGTTCTGATTAAAGAACATCAGGATGAGTTGCTGCATATTATTGATAATGCCGAGACGAAGAATAAGCCTGTTCCTCCTGGTGTATTTGCAGAGTATGGATATATGCTCGCAAAGGAAGGTAAAACAAAACAGGCTGTTGCCTATTATGAAAGGGAAGTTGCTGCATATCCTGAGTCAGAACAGTTTGTGAGTATGCTTGTACGTATGGCGACTCCTGATGGTGACGCCGGGGGTGACGTAGCAAAAGATGTTGCTGCAGAAAAAAAACAGGCCGCAGAGAAGCCTGCTAAAAAATAG
- a CDS encoding DUF6765 family protein, with amino-acid sequence MQLDMHYYGTYAMARAAGLSQETATTIATAAQFVDDNAAPSSVEFRDGGKFMTEATAHHTFDKANLKRDDQRSVWVPFHFLPGNEGETYTEKLICRKNSENAQAVLHYALSRSDRTFAAELIGAAAHLYADTFAHYDFSGVSSRWNNIENDKLTILNEGFSTDMRSYIAAKRKSFFEKNIASCKLFDNICSFGAETFSSGLGHGAACTYPDRPYLVWSFVRERTQEEIRHNNPESFLDACKSLHKFFSDFAAARPDLCSGKSKDFEDIEEEVKRILETPAPMEGRIELWQNACQQGMLTEQMERIPEYSNDGWNDERHQLNENEHCEEAVSHSSYRFYQAVAYLRTYILRDLLPQNGLVVA; translated from the coding sequence ACGTACGCAATGGCTCGCGCTGCTGGCTTAAGTCAGGAGACAGCTACAACTATTGCAACTGCCGCGCAGTTTGTTGACGACAACGCTGCTCCAAGTTCGGTTGAGTTCAGGGACGGGGGCAAATTCATGACAGAGGCAACGGCACACCATACCTTTGACAAGGCAAACCTTAAAAGAGACGACCAACGCTCTGTCTGGGTTCCATTCCATTTCCTTCCCGGCAACGAAGGTGAAACTTACACAGAAAAACTTATTTGCCGTAAAAACAGCGAAAATGCACAAGCTGTTTTACACTACGCCCTTTCGCGTAGCGATAGAACCTTTGCAGCAGAACTTATCGGGGCAGCAGCACATTTATATGCCGATACTTTTGCCCATTATGATTTTTCAGGAGTGAGTTCCCGATGGAACAACATTGAAAATGACAAGCTTACTATTTTAAATGAGGGATTTTCTACAGACATGCGTTCCTACATCGCTGCAAAACGTAAATCTTTCTTTGAAAAAAACATCGCATCATGCAAATTATTTGACAACATTTGCAGTTTTGGAGCTGAAACATTCTCTAGCGGTCTTGGACATGGTGCAGCTTGTACGTATCCAGATAGGCCATATTTAGTCTGGAGTTTTGTACGTGAAAGAACACAGGAAGAAATTAGACACAATAACCCAGAGTCATTCCTTGACGCATGCAAATCACTCCACAAATTCTTCAGTGACTTTGCTGCCGCAAGACCTGATCTATGTTCAGGAAAGTCAAAGGACTTTGAGGATATTGAAGAAGAAGTAAAGCGCATTCTTGAAACTCCAGCACCAATGGAAGGTCGCATTGAACTTTGGCAAAACGCCTGCCAGCAAGGTATGCTTACAGAGCAAATGGAGCGTATCCCAGAATACAGCAATGATGGCTGGAATGATGAAAGGCATCAACTAAATGAGAACGAACATTGTGAAGAAGCTGTTAGCCACAGCAGCTATCGCTTCTATCAAGCTGTTGCGTATCTCAGAACGTATATCTTACGAGATCTCCTCCCGCAAAATGGACTTGTTGTAGCGTAA